A window from Streptomyces subrutilus encodes these proteins:
- a CDS encoding TetR/AcrR family transcriptional regulator, translating into MAAGVRRYDPGRRQRIVDAALRVVGSRGIAGLSHRTAAAEADVPLGSTTYHFATLDDLLVAALRQANEGFARAVADSPALAGPDADLAAGLARLLGRFLTADRGRAELEYELYLAALRRPALRPVAAEWCGAVAEALEPRTDPGTARALVAVMDGIGLQVLLTDAEYDEPYARDILGRVLRGGRGRTG; encoded by the coding sequence ATGGCGGCGGGCGTGCGCCGGTACGACCCGGGGCGGCGGCAGCGGATCGTCGACGCGGCGCTGCGCGTGGTCGGCTCCCGGGGCATCGCGGGGCTGAGCCACCGCACCGCGGCGGCCGAGGCCGACGTACCGCTCGGGTCGACGACGTACCACTTCGCGACCCTGGACGACCTGCTGGTCGCGGCCCTGCGCCAGGCGAACGAGGGGTTCGCGCGGGCGGTGGCCGACTCCCCGGCCCTCGCCGGTCCGGACGCGGACCTCGCGGCCGGCCTGGCCCGGCTGCTGGGCCGGTTCCTGACGGCCGACCGGGGACGGGCGGAGCTGGAGTACGAGCTCTACCTCGCGGCGCTGCGGCGCCCCGCGCTGCGGCCGGTGGCGGCGGAGTGGTGCGGCGCGGTGGCCGAGGCGCTGGAGCCCAGGACGGACCCGGGGACGGCGCGGGCGCTGGTGGCCGTGATGGACGGCATCGGCCTCCAGGTCCTGCTCACGGACGCGGAGTACGACGAGCCGTACGCGCGCGACATCCTGGGCCGGGTGCTGCGGGGCGGCCGAGGACGGACCGGCTGA
- a CDS encoding winged helix-turn-helix transcriptional regulator: protein MAQRTRLDDEDCSIAQALDVVGDWWTLLIVRDAARGVHRFDALQRELGLSRKVLAERLRLLVEAGVLAREPYQERPVRHEYRLTARGRALLPVLVALQDWGDAWVLGEGAVTATAGESSKEAARVHALRGTRVPELLLTDRFGAARDPVADTPFTVLYCFPGAYARAGSYPPGWAGIPGARGCTFESCTYRDQLARFTAAGATVHGVSTQRPDEQQEFAEHEGLRFPLLSDAELALTAALRLPTFRAAGVSRLKRLTLVLDRERTVREVFYPVTDIEAGVREALAAVTSPAPAP from the coding sequence ATGGCCCAGCGCACCCGGCTCGACGACGAGGACTGCTCCATCGCGCAGGCGCTCGACGTCGTCGGCGACTGGTGGACGCTGCTCATCGTGCGCGACGCCGCCCGCGGCGTGCACCGCTTCGACGCGCTCCAGCGCGAGCTGGGCCTGTCCCGCAAGGTGCTGGCCGAGCGGCTCCGGCTGCTCGTCGAGGCCGGGGTGCTCGCGCGCGAGCCGTACCAGGAGCGTCCGGTGCGCCACGAGTACCGGCTGACCGCGCGCGGGCGGGCGCTGCTGCCGGTCCTGGTCGCGCTCCAGGACTGGGGGGACGCGTGGGTCCTGGGAGAGGGAGCGGTGACGGCGACGGCCGGGGAGTCCTCGAAGGAGGCGGCGCGGGTGCACGCGCTGCGCGGTACCCGCGTGCCGGAACTGCTGCTGACGGACCGTTTCGGCGCGGCCCGCGACCCGGTCGCGGACACCCCGTTCACGGTCCTGTACTGCTTCCCGGGCGCGTACGCCCGAGCCGGCTCCTATCCGCCCGGGTGGGCCGGGATCCCCGGCGCCCGGGGCTGTACGTTCGAGTCGTGCACCTACCGCGACCAGCTCGCGCGGTTCACCGCCGCCGGAGCAACGGTGCACGGGGTCTCCACCCAACGGCCCGACGAGCAGCAGGAGTTCGCCGAGCACGAGGGACTGCGTTTCCCGCTCCTGTCCGACGCCGAGCTGGCCCTGACGGCGGCGCTGCGCCTGCCGACGTTCCGGGCCGCGGGGGTGAGCCGGCTGAAGCGGCTGACGCTGGTGCTGGACCGGGAGCGGACCGTGCGCGAGGTGTTCTACCCGGTCACCGACATCGAGGCGGGCGTCCGGGAGGCGCTGGCGGCCGTGACGTCCCCGGCTCCGGCGCCCTGA
- the dapD gene encoding 2,3,4,5-tetrahydropyridine-2,6-dicarboxylate N-succinyltransferase encodes MTATRTTGAVAAGLATITADGTVLDTWFPAPELVAEPGPAGTERLSAERASELLGATAPKAIRTDAVRGVEVVAVRTVIASLEDKPLDAHDAYLRLHLLSHRLVKPHGQNLDGVFGLLANVAWTSLGPVAVDQVETVRLNARAAGLHLQVTSIDKFPRMTDYVAPKGVRIADADRVRLGAHLAEGTTVMHEGFVNFNAGTLGTSMVEGRISAGVVVGNGSDIGGGASTMGTLSGGGKQIISIGERTLIGAEAGVGIALGDECVVEAGLYVTAGTRVTLPDGQIVKALELSGANNILFRRNSVTGAVEARPYKAAWGGLNEVLHSHN; translated from the coding sequence ATGACTGCTACGCGTACCACCGGCGCCGTCGCCGCCGGACTTGCCACCATCACCGCCGACGGCACCGTCCTCGACACCTGGTTCCCCGCCCCCGAGCTGGTCGCCGAGCCCGGCCCGGCCGGCACCGAGCGCCTCTCCGCCGAGCGGGCCTCGGAGCTGCTCGGCGCCACCGCGCCGAAGGCGATCCGCACGGACGCGGTCCGCGGGGTCGAGGTCGTAGCCGTCCGCACGGTCATCGCCTCCCTGGAGGACAAGCCGCTGGACGCGCACGACGCGTACCTGCGCCTGCACCTGCTCAGCCACCGCCTGGTCAAGCCGCACGGCCAGAACCTCGACGGCGTCTTCGGGCTGCTCGCGAACGTCGCCTGGACCTCGCTGGGCCCGGTCGCGGTCGACCAGGTCGAGACCGTCCGGCTGAACGCGCGCGCCGCGGGCCTGCACCTCCAGGTCACCTCGATCGACAAGTTCCCCCGCATGACGGACTACGTCGCCCCCAAGGGCGTGCGCATCGCCGACGCGGACCGGGTCCGCCTCGGCGCGCACCTCGCCGAGGGCACCACCGTGATGCACGAGGGCTTCGTCAACTTCAACGCGGGCACCCTGGGCACCTCCATGGTCGAGGGCCGCATCTCGGCCGGCGTCGTGGTCGGCAACGGCTCCGACATCGGCGGCGGCGCGTCCACCATGGGCACCCTCTCGGGCGGCGGCAAGCAGATCATCTCGATCGGCGAGCGCACCCTGATCGGGGCCGAGGCGGGCGTGGGCATCGCGCTGGGCGACGAGTGCGTCGTCGAGGCCGGCCTCTACGTCACCGCGGGCACCCGGGTCACCCTCCCGGACGGCCAGATCGTCAAGGCGCTCGAACTCTCCGGCGCGAACAACATCCTCTTCCGCCGCAACTCGGTGACCGGCGCCGTCGAGGCCCGTCCGTACAAGGCGGCCTGGGGCGGCCTGAACGAGGTCCTGCACAGCCACAACTGA
- a CDS encoding endonuclease/exonuclease/phosphatase family protein has translation MRSSHPRSAAVAALVATALATGLLAGSAGAAEGAAAADPVRIHDIQGTTRISPLNGQPVADVEGIVTGVRTYGSRGFWFQDPDADDDDATSEGVFVFTNAVPTVAVGDAVKVSGTVGEYVPGGAASGNQSVTQIAKPVVTVVSSGNALPRATAVNEYTVPARYAPAGDPAAGGSINGLALKPERYALDYYESLEGMNVRIGTSRVVGATDPYSELWVTVKGWENTAKRGGTVYGSYESQNTGRLQIQQLAPVAQQPFPVANVGDRLTGTTEGPLDFNQFGGYTLVARTLGTVKAGTLAPEKTKPQAAGELAVATYNVENLDPTDPQAKFDALAKAVVENLASPDIVALEEIQDDNGAKNDGTVSAEQTLTQFTAAIAAAGGPAYRWRSVDPEDKKDGGEPGGNIRQVFLYNPARVSFTERAPGDAVTATGVTKVNGKAALTHSPGRIDPANPAWADSRKPLAGEFTFRGKTVFVVANHFGSKGGDEGLTSHHQPPVRSSEAKRLLQAQSVNAFVKDVLAADKKADVLVLGDINDFEFSATTHALTDGGALYPAVKSLPKAERYSYVYQGNAQVLDQILTSPAIKNFTYDSVHINAEFAAQNSDHDPQVLRFRP, from the coding sequence ATGCGCTCCTCGCATCCCCGTTCCGCCGCCGTCGCCGCCCTCGTCGCCACCGCCCTGGCCACCGGCCTGCTCGCGGGCTCCGCCGGCGCGGCCGAAGGCGCGGCCGCCGCCGATCCGGTCCGCATCCACGACATCCAGGGCACCACCCGGATATCCCCGCTCAACGGTCAGCCGGTCGCGGACGTCGAGGGCATCGTGACGGGCGTGCGCACCTACGGCTCGCGCGGCTTCTGGTTCCAGGACCCGGACGCCGACGACGACGACGCCACCAGCGAGGGCGTGTTCGTCTTCACCAACGCGGTCCCGACCGTCGCCGTCGGCGACGCGGTCAAGGTCTCCGGCACGGTCGGCGAGTACGTCCCCGGCGGCGCCGCCTCCGGCAACCAGTCGGTGACGCAGATCGCCAAGCCGGTCGTCACCGTGGTCTCCTCGGGCAACGCCCTGCCCCGGGCCACCGCCGTCAACGAGTACACCGTTCCCGCCCGGTACGCCCCGGCCGGCGACCCGGCCGCCGGCGGCAGCATCAACGGCCTGGCCCTGAAGCCCGAGCGGTACGCCCTGGACTACTACGAGTCCCTGGAGGGCATGAACGTCCGCATCGGCACCTCCCGCGTGGTCGGCGCCACCGACCCGTACTCGGAGCTGTGGGTCACGGTGAAGGGCTGGGAGAACACCGCGAAGCGCGGCGGTACGGTCTACGGCTCCTACGAGTCCCAGAACACCGGCCGCCTCCAGATCCAGCAGCTCGCGCCCGTCGCGCAGCAGCCCTTCCCGGTGGCCAACGTCGGCGACAGGCTGACCGGCACCACCGAGGGCCCGCTGGACTTCAACCAGTTCGGCGGCTACACCCTGGTGGCCCGCACGCTGGGCACCGTCAAGGCGGGCACCCTCGCCCCCGAGAAGACCAAGCCGCAGGCCGCGGGCGAGCTCGCGGTGGCCACGTACAACGTCGAGAACCTCGACCCGACGGACCCGCAGGCGAAGTTCGACGCGCTCGCCAAGGCCGTCGTGGAGAACCTGGCCTCCCCCGACATCGTGGCCCTGGAGGAGATCCAGGACGACAACGGCGCCAAGAACGACGGCACCGTGTCGGCGGAGCAGACCCTGACGCAGTTCACCGCGGCCATCGCGGCGGCGGGCGGCCCGGCCTACCGGTGGCGTTCGGTCGACCCGGAGGACAAGAAGGACGGCGGCGAGCCCGGCGGCAACATCCGCCAGGTCTTCCTCTACAACCCGGCCCGCGTCTCCTTCACCGAGCGCGCCCCCGGCGACGCGGTGACGGCCACCGGCGTGACCAAGGTGAACGGCAAGGCCGCCCTGACCCACTCTCCCGGCCGCATCGACCCCGCCAACCCGGCGTGGGCGGACAGCCGCAAGCCGCTGGCCGGCGAGTTCACCTTCCGCGGCAAGACGGTCTTCGTGGTCGCCAACCACTTCGGTTCGAAGGGCGGTGACGAGGGCCTGACCTCGCACCACCAGCCGCCGGTCCGCTCCTCGGAGGCCAAGCGCCTGCTGCAGGCCCAGTCGGTGAACGCGTTCGTGAAGGACGTCCTGGCCGCGGACAAGAAGGCCGACGTCCTGGTGCTCGGCGACATCAACGACTTCGAGTTCTCGGCGACGACCCACGCGCTGACGGACGGCGGGGCCCTCTACCCGGCCGTCAAGTCCCTGCCGAAGGCCGAGCGGTACTCGTACGTCTACCAGGGCAACGCGCAGGTGCTGGACCAGATCCTGACCAGCCCGGCGATCAAGAACTTCACGTACGACAGCGTGCACATCAACGCGGAGTTCGCGGCCCAGAACAGCGACCACGACCCGCAGGTGCTGCGCTTCCGCCCGTAA
- a CDS encoding alkaline phosphatase PhoX, with translation MPLSRRDFTARTVLAGAGVALTGTVGALATAPGALAAEDGGRRDEHGRPCEPGYGPLVPDPAGLLALPAGFSYRVITRTGVTTLESGESTPSHHDGTAAFAGHRGTTLLVNNHELKGGRDGWAHPVPLAEGHVYDPAAAGGCTVVEVRRGGEVAEWVGIAGTSTNCAGGATPWDTWLTCEENSDLAGRNGMTKDHGYVFEVDPHDRRANRDPRPVKAFGRYDHEAVVIDPRQGHAYLTEDASGPNGLFYRWTPPRGFRHGRGRLRTLAADAGVLQAAKCIDSSGRFVDDLSRATRTGTVYGVDWVDVPDRDARTVPVRKQFADGVVTRGRKLEGMWWADGGAYFVCSYARAESPGTAHDGQVWFYDPKRRTVRLTVLLGVNADPDAEGGYDGPDNITVSPYGGLVVAEDGSGLQHLFGATDSGRTYPLARNELNIGTAQEPEYSEFTGVCFSPDGRTLFANIQQPGIMLAVTGPWRRGH, from the coding sequence ATGCCGCTCAGCCGCAGAGACTTCACCGCCCGTACCGTCCTCGCCGGCGCGGGAGTCGCGCTCACCGGCACGGTCGGCGCCCTCGCCACCGCGCCCGGAGCGCTCGCGGCCGAGGACGGTGGCCGCCGCGACGAGCACGGGCGGCCCTGCGAACCCGGCTACGGCCCGCTCGTCCCCGACCCGGCCGGGCTGCTGGCGCTGCCCGCCGGATTCTCGTACCGCGTGATCACCCGCACCGGCGTGACCACGCTGGAGTCCGGTGAGAGCACCCCTTCCCACCACGACGGCACGGCCGCCTTCGCGGGCCACCGCGGCACCACCCTGCTCGTCAACAACCACGAGCTCAAGGGCGGCCGGGACGGCTGGGCCCACCCGGTGCCCCTCGCCGAGGGGCACGTCTACGACCCGGCCGCCGCGGGCGGTTGCACCGTCGTCGAGGTCCGCCGCGGCGGCGAGGTCGCCGAATGGGTGGGCATCGCCGGTACGTCCACCAACTGCGCGGGCGGGGCCACCCCGTGGGACACCTGGCTGACCTGCGAGGAGAACTCCGACCTCGCCGGGCGCAACGGCATGACCAAGGACCACGGCTACGTCTTCGAGGTGGACCCGCACGACCGGCGCGCCAACCGCGACCCCCGGCCCGTCAAGGCCTTCGGCCGGTACGACCACGAGGCCGTGGTCATCGACCCGCGGCAGGGGCACGCCTACCTGACCGAGGACGCCTCCGGCCCGAACGGCCTGTTCTACCGCTGGACCCCGCCCCGCGGCTTCCGCCACGGCCGCGGCAGGCTGCGCACCCTCGCCGCCGACGCGGGCGTGCTGCAGGCCGCCAAGTGCATCGACAGCTCGGGGCGGTTCGTCGACGACCTGTCCCGCGCGACGCGCACCGGCACCGTCTACGGGGTCGACTGGGTGGACGTGCCGGACCGCGACGCCCGGACCGTCCCGGTGCGTAAGCAGTTCGCGGACGGCGTCGTCACGCGCGGACGCAAGCTGGAGGGCATGTGGTGGGCCGACGGCGGCGCGTACTTCGTGTGCTCCTACGCCCGCGCGGAGAGCCCGGGCACCGCGCACGACGGCCAGGTGTGGTTCTACGACCCCAAGCGGCGCACCGTCCGGCTGACCGTCCTGCTCGGCGTCAACGCCGACCCGGACGCGGAGGGCGGCTACGACGGGCCGGACAACATCACGGTGTCCCCGTACGGCGGCCTGGTCGTCGCGGAGGACGGCTCGGGCCTCCAGCACCTGTTCGGCGCCACCGACTCCGGGCGCACGTACCCGCTGGCGCGCAACGAACTGAACATCGGTACGGCGCAGGAGCCGGAGTACTCGGAGTTCACGGGTGTCTGCTTCTCGCCGGACGGGCGCACCCTCTTCGCCAACATCCAGCAGCCGGGGATCATGCTGGCCGTCACCGGCCCGTGGCGGCGCGGCCACTGA
- a CDS encoding TerD family protein: MTAMTPGSNLPLNAVRVTVDVAAPVRLDVSALLLTADGKVRSDADFIFFNQPSGPGVAYRSGGGAAPDSITVDTAALPPGIERIVVTASPDAAGQSFQGVEPTATVRDADGGAVIAAFTPPQLGTETALVVVEVYQRGGVWKVRAVGQGYANGLAGIATDFGVSVEEEPAPAAAAASAAPPAPPAAPAAPPAHPVSPWLTAGANTPAPAAPAPAAPAPAAAPGAGKINLDKGRVDLQKNQTVSLVKGGRPLLSTVKMGLGWEPAFRGKDIDLDASVIAYGPQRNHIDSCYFGKLSILGGAVKHSGDNLTGDGAGDDEVIVVDLGRLPADATGLVFTVNSFSGQKFSEVAKAYCRLIDAASGEELVRFDLTGAEPQTGVLMAKLIKQFTGEWEMTAMGDFVKSRTVRGMVKPASQAL; the protein is encoded by the coding sequence ATGACCGCTATGACCCCTGGTTCCAACCTGCCGCTCAACGCCGTCCGCGTGACGGTGGACGTGGCCGCGCCGGTACGGCTCGACGTGTCGGCCCTGCTGCTCACCGCGGACGGCAAGGTGCGCTCCGACGCCGACTTCATCTTCTTCAACCAGCCCTCCGGGCCCGGTGTCGCCTACCGGTCCGGGGGCGGTGCGGCGCCGGACTCGATCACGGTGGACACGGCCGCGCTGCCGCCGGGCATCGAGCGGATCGTGGTCACCGCCAGCCCCGACGCCGCCGGACAGTCCTTCCAGGGCGTCGAGCCCACCGCCACCGTGCGCGACGCGGACGGCGGAGCGGTGATCGCCGCCTTCACCCCGCCGCAGCTGGGCACCGAGACGGCCCTCGTGGTCGTCGAGGTCTACCAGCGCGGCGGCGTGTGGAAGGTGCGCGCGGTGGGCCAGGGGTACGCGAACGGCCTGGCCGGCATCGCCACCGACTTCGGGGTCTCCGTGGAGGAGGAGCCGGCGCCGGCCGCCGCGGCCGCCTCCGCCGCGCCGCCCGCTCCCCCGGCGGCCCCCGCCGCTCCCCCGGCCCACCCGGTGTCCCCGTGGCTCACCGCCGGTGCGAACACGCCGGCCCCGGCCGCTCCCGCTCCGGCCGCCCCGGCCCCGGCCGCCGCGCCCGGCGCCGGGAAGATCAACCTGGACAAGGGCCGGGTCGACCTCCAGAAGAACCAGACCGTCTCCCTGGTCAAGGGCGGCCGCCCGCTGCTCTCCACGGTGAAGATGGGCCTGGGCTGGGAGCCCGCGTTCCGCGGCAAGGACATCGACCTCGACGCCTCCGTCATCGCGTACGGCCCGCAGCGCAACCACATCGACAGCTGCTACTTCGGCAAGCTGTCCATCCTGGGCGGCGCCGTCAAGCACTCCGGTGACAACCTCACCGGCGACGGCGCCGGTGACGACGAGGTGATCGTCGTGGACCTGGGCCGGCTGCCCGCCGACGCCACCGGCCTGGTCTTCACCGTCAACTCCTTCTCCGGGCAGAAGTTCTCCGAGGTCGCCAAGGCCTACTGCCGCCTCATCGACGCCGCGAGCGGCGAGGAGCTGGTGCGCTTCGACCTGACCGGCGCCGAACCGCAGACGGGCGTGCTGATGGCCAAGCTCATCAAGCAGTTCACGGGCGAGTGGGAGATGACGGCCATGGGCGACTTTGTGAAGTCGCGCACAGTGCGCGGCATGGTGAAGCCCGCTTCCCAGGCACTCTGA
- a CDS encoding aldehyde dehydrogenase (NADP(+)): protein MTATPVWSVDPRTGKQREQVAVEATPREVDEAVRAADAARGALADPVARAAFLRAAADLLDEAAAHVIEAADAETALGPGRLTGELARTTGQLRAFADAVEEGSYLDVRIDRADPSLSPPRPELRRYKVPLGVVAVYAASNFPLAFSVPGGDTASALAAGCPVVVKAHPDHPATSELCASLLRRAALSAGLPAEVVAVLHGFDAGLELIGHPRVTAAGFTGSIRGGRALFDAAAARPVPIPFHGELGSLNPVVVTPAAAAERADEIGSGLAGAVTLGVGQFCVKPGLVLVPEGPDGDRLAGALAKALGETEPGVLLDHRMRENFVAGVRERGALPGVGAPVTPGSGGEHTVGAGFLTVPAARLVEGGAHALLLEECFGPVTVVARYASQDEAAAVLGRLPGNLSATLQLSRDEALGAPGPAAALIGQVTGLAGRVVVNGWPTGVAVAPAQHHGGPYPAATSHSTSVGGTAIERWLRPVAYQSVPDPLLPPELREANPLGVPRRVTGG from the coding sequence GTGACAGCGACACCAGTCTGGAGTGTGGACCCCCGCACCGGGAAGCAGCGCGAGCAGGTTGCGGTGGAAGCCACACCCCGGGAGGTGGACGAGGCGGTGCGCGCCGCCGACGCCGCCCGCGGGGCGCTGGCCGACCCCGTCGCCCGGGCCGCGTTCCTGCGCGCGGCCGCCGACCTGCTCGACGAGGCCGCCGCCCACGTCATCGAGGCCGCCGACGCCGAGACCGCGCTCGGACCGGGCCGCCTCACCGGCGAACTGGCCCGGACGACGGGCCAGTTGCGGGCCTTCGCGGACGCCGTGGAGGAGGGCTCGTACCTCGACGTCCGGATCGACCGCGCAGACCCCTCCCTCAGCCCGCCCCGCCCCGAACTGCGCCGCTACAAGGTGCCGCTGGGCGTGGTCGCGGTCTACGCCGCCTCCAACTTCCCGCTCGCCTTCTCCGTACCGGGCGGGGACACCGCCAGCGCGCTCGCCGCCGGCTGCCCCGTGGTGGTCAAGGCGCACCCGGACCATCCGGCCACCTCCGAGCTGTGCGCCTCGCTGCTGCGCCGGGCGGCGCTCTCCGCGGGGCTGCCGGCCGAGGTGGTGGCGGTGCTGCACGGGTTCGACGCGGGGCTGGAGCTGATCGGGCACCCCCGGGTGACCGCCGCCGGTTTCACCGGGTCCATCCGGGGCGGCCGGGCCCTGTTCGACGCGGCCGCGGCGCGGCCCGTCCCGATCCCCTTCCACGGGGAGCTCGGCTCCCTCAACCCCGTCGTGGTCACCCCGGCCGCCGCCGCCGAACGCGCCGACGAGATCGGCTCCGGGCTCGCGGGGGCGGTCACCCTCGGCGTCGGGCAGTTCTGCGTGAAGCCCGGCCTGGTCCTGGTGCCCGAGGGCCCGGACGGCGACCGGCTCGCCGGCGCGCTGGCCAAGGCCCTCGGCGAGACCGAGCCCGGGGTGCTGCTGGACCACCGGATGCGGGAGAACTTCGTCGCCGGCGTGCGCGAGCGCGGGGCGCTGCCCGGGGTGGGCGCGCCCGTCACGCCCGGCTCGGGCGGTGAGCACACCGTCGGCGCGGGCTTCCTCACCGTGCCGGCCGCCCGGCTCGTCGAGGGCGGGGCGCACGCACTGCTGCTGGAGGAGTGCTTCGGCCCGGTGACCGTGGTCGCCCGCTACGCCTCGCAGGACGAGGCCGCGGCCGTGCTCGGGCGCCTCCCGGGCAACCTCAGCGCCACCCTCCAGCTGTCGCGGGACGAGGCGCTGGGTGCGCCGGGACCGGCGGCCGCGCTGATCGGCCAGGTCACCGGGCTCGCCGGCCGCGTCGTCGTCAACGGTTGGCCGACCGGGGTCGCGGTGGCCCCGGCCCAGCACCACGGCGGCCCGTACCCGGCGGCGACCTCGCACTCCACCTCGGTCGGCGGCACCGCGATCGAGCGCTGGCTGCGGCCGGTGGCGTACCAGTCCGTCCCGGACCCCCTGCTGCCGCCGGAACTGCGCGAGGCCAACCCGCTCGGGGTGCCGCGCCGCGTCACGGGCGGCTGA
- a CDS encoding IclR family transcriptional regulator translates to MTTTESGGTAPASPVKSAVRTVLLLEHFAARPGLHSLADIQHDLALPKSSLYMLLRTLVNLGWVETDATGTRYGIGVRALLVGSSYIDGDEVVAAARPTLDRLSDDTTETIHLARMDGTSVVYLATRQSQHYLRPFTRVGRRLPVHSTALGKALLATHTDDEVRRMLPRRLEAVTEHTLTDRERLVEELALVREQGYAVDREENTLGLRCFGVAVPYRTPARDAVSCSVPVARLTPGHEQTIKAALFEARDRLTVATRRM, encoded by the coding sequence ATGACGACGACCGAGTCGGGCGGCACGGCCCCGGCCTCGCCGGTCAAATCGGCGGTGCGCACGGTCCTGTTGCTGGAGCACTTCGCGGCGCGGCCCGGACTGCACAGCCTGGCCGACATCCAGCACGACCTGGCGCTGCCCAAGTCCAGCCTCTACATGCTGCTGCGCACGCTGGTGAACCTGGGCTGGGTGGAGACGGACGCCACCGGCACGCGCTACGGCATCGGCGTACGGGCCCTGCTGGTCGGCAGTTCGTACATCGACGGCGACGAGGTGGTGGCCGCGGCCCGGCCCACCCTGGACCGGCTCTCCGACGACACGACGGAGACCATCCACCTGGCCCGGATGGACGGCACGAGCGTGGTGTACCTCGCGACCCGGCAGTCCCAGCACTACCTGCGGCCCTTCACCCGCGTCGGGCGGCGGCTCCCGGTGCACTCGACGGCGCTGGGCAAGGCGCTGCTGGCCACGCACACGGACGACGAGGTGCGCAGGATGCTGCCGCGCCGCCTGGAGGCGGTGACCGAGCACACCCTCACCGACCGGGAGCGGCTGGTGGAGGAGCTGGCGCTGGTCCGGGAGCAGGGGTACGCGGTGGACCGGGAGGAGAACACGCTCGGGCTGCGCTGCTTCGGGGTGGCGGTGCCGTACCGGACCCCGGCGCGGGACGCGGTCAGCTGCTCGGTGCCGGTGGCGCGGCTGACCCCGGGGCACGAGCAGACCATCAAGGCGGCGCTGTTCGAGGCCCGGGACCGGCTGACGGTGGCGACCCGGCGCATGTGA
- a CDS encoding penicillin-binding transpeptidase domain-containing protein codes for MNKTIRRASVFCLLLVLALLVRVTWVQAYQGQALADDKNNRRNLIGQYENPLGNIIVGGEAITGSAKTGGKDFAYKRTYTDGPLYAPITGYSSQAFGTSLLEGVYKNVLNGSDTRLKTMMDLLTNKRADPGDVLTTIDRDVQKAGFDALQGKQGAAVALDPATGQILGVVNNPSFDPGRITGANDEEAWKELSADKGKALENTALRKPQAPGSTFKLVTLAAAIENGLVTDIDTPTGVKAPYTIPGTRTDLRSEAPAEMCNNVSARVALRLSCNNVFAEFAHRLGQDKMRAMAEKLGFNTQIDTPVRTNPPSSYPSKKMSVDQVAQTGIGQFDVQATPLQMAMVTAAIENGGELASPHMVSEVTDANGNVLESFKDTKSQRVMKEKTASMLREAMKTVVAEGGGRPAQVGGAEVGGKTGTAQRGVNNSLAPLAWFTSYGKLGGKQIAVAVVIENSDTDRSEIGGGKLAAPIAQKMMAAWLKK; via the coding sequence ATGAACAAGACGATCAGGCGTGCGTCGGTCTTCTGTCTGCTCCTGGTGCTGGCCCTGCTGGTCCGTGTCACCTGGGTGCAGGCATACCAAGGCCAGGCCCTCGCAGACGACAAGAACAACCGGCGGAACCTCATCGGGCAGTACGAGAACCCGCTGGGCAACATCATCGTGGGCGGGGAGGCGATCACGGGCTCGGCCAAGACGGGCGGCAAGGACTTCGCGTACAAGCGGACGTACACCGACGGGCCGCTCTACGCGCCGATCACCGGCTACAGCTCGCAGGCCTTCGGCACCAGCCTGCTGGAGGGCGTGTACAAGAACGTCCTCAACGGCTCCGACACCCGGCTGAAGACGATGATGGACCTGCTGACGAACAAGCGGGCCGATCCGGGCGACGTGCTGACGACCATCGACCGGGACGTCCAGAAGGCCGGTTTCGACGCGCTCCAGGGCAAGCAGGGGGCCGCGGTGGCCCTCGACCCCGCCACCGGCCAGATCCTCGGCGTGGTCAACAACCCCTCCTTCGACCCGGGCCGGATCACCGGCGCCAACGACGAGGAGGCCTGGAAGGAGCTCTCCGCCGACAAGGGCAAGGCGCTGGAGAACACGGCCCTGCGCAAGCCGCAGGCACCGGGCTCCACCTTCAAGCTGGTCACCCTGGCGGCCGCCATCGAGAACGGCCTGGTCACCGACATCGACACGCCGACCGGCGTCAAGGCCCCGTACACCATTCCCGGCACCCGCACCGACCTGCGCAGCGAGGCGCCCGCGGAGATGTGCAACAACGTCTCGGCGCGCGTGGCGCTGCGGCTGTCGTGCAACAACGTCTTCGCCGAGTTCGCGCACCGGCTCGGCCAGGACAAGATGCGGGCCATGGCCGAGAAGCTCGGCTTCAACACGCAGATCGACACCCCGGTCCGCACCAACCCGCCGAGCTCCTACCCGTCGAAGAAGATGTCCGTCGACCAGGTGGCGCAGACGGGCATCGGCCAGTTCGACGTGCAGGCGACGCCGCTCCAGATGGCGATGGTCACGGCCGCGATCGAGAACGGCGGCGAGCTCGCCTCCCCGCACATGGTCTCCGAGGTCACCGACGCCAACGGCAACGTGCTGGAGAGCTTCAAGGACACCAAGTCCCAGCGGGTCATGAAGGAGAAGACCGCGTCGATGCTGCGGGAGGCCATGAAGACCGTGGTCGCCGAGGGCGGCGGCAGGCCCGCGCAGGTCGGCGGCGCCGAAGTCGGCGGCAAGACGGGCACCGCGCAGCGCGGCGTCAACAACAGCCTCGCCCCGCTCGCCTGGTTCACCTCCTACGGCAAGCTCGGCGGCAAGCAGATCGCCGTCGCCGTGGTGATCGAGAACTCCGACACCGACCGCTCCGAGATCGGCGGCGGCAAGCTCGCGGCCCCGATCGCCCAGAAGATGATGGCGGCCTGGCTCAAGAAGTAG